CGACAACCAACCCAACAACCTTCAACGCCGGTGTAGATACCGCCGATTCAAGGGCATCCAACTGGTCCAGACGCCGAAGCGACTTTTGGTAGTAGACCTCATTTGCCCGTAGACCTTGGTCTTGCCAGAACTGGTTCCACAAGAACGGTTCACGCGATGTTGTCTCGATGCTGGAAGCAAACTCTCTCGGTCTCTGACCAGAGAACAGCGCTTGGCGTGAAACCGATGTCAGGGTCGGAATCCAAGCGAAGGCTGCATCTTCCACAAACTGGCACTGAGTGCTCTTCCTCAAGTGGTCTCGAACCAGAGTCCACTGATCAATGGACAATCCATCAAAGACAACCAAGGCGACTTTGGGTGTGCCTGGTCCCCTTTGTAAGGACAGATAGCGGGGAACATGATGGAGCATGACTGGAGCCTTCGCCACGGGAAGGGACGAGAGGTTTGCGTAGTTGCCTCGAACCCATTCTTGCAAAGCGCTATCGGCACTGGACTGGACATCGCGAAGTGCAAGATCAAGTTCTTGCGAAGCGTCTGAGTCTACCTGGTGAACTCTCGAAATGAGTTCGCCCATGCGTCTGGCAAAATGAATCCATTCTCGGTGAGGTGAGTCTTGCCCTGGGATCTCGGTCTTCAGTCGGCGTAGTCCATCCTTCAACTGATCCAGGATTACAGCCGCGTTCTGTACAACACCAACGCGCATTGTAGGAGGCAGACACTCGGGGATCTCGCGAAGAAGGATCGGTTGGAGCGCTCCTTCCAGCAGGAGTGAATCCATCAGTGACCATACGTCGGGATGGGCAAACGGAACCTCTCCGGATTTCTGTTTGGGAAGCGATCCTTGCGATGCCGACTCTAAAAATGCTGCCCATGCTGTTTGAAGCCATCTCAGCATGGCTGGACGTGATGCACTCAGCTCGTCGACGGGGACGCCAACCAGAAAGGAATGCTCCTTGGCTATGGAGCCAAAGTGCTTTGCCAAACCAAGAGGAAGTTCCACCCCTCGGTAAAGCAACCGAAGCATTTCGCGCCAGAATTCTTCGGGCCGCGACAGCAAATGGGCATTGACGCGATAGATGTGGGTGAGGACAAAGTCGCGTGAGGCAAGCTCGCCCAATGGTTGGGATGCGAAGCGTTCATGAGCATTGAAAAGCGAATCGAGGTGCTCGGAACCAACAGAGCGTACAACGCCCGCATGCAGCTTCGGAAATAGATCGGCTAGGCTCAGGTTGGTCTTTCGCGACTGCTGCAAATAGTCCCATGGCAATCGGGTGGCGGCATCGTCATCGCCACGCAAGTGCAAGATCAAACCACGTGCTGCACCTTCTTCGCCTCGTTCCCATGCTCCTCTAAACAAGGTCTCGTATTCCGCACGATAGGCCAACGAGTCTTCAAAGGGAAGCGTGGCGAAACCGCGATCTTTCAACGCTCCAAGTAACCGTTCTTCGAGGAGCACGCCATCGGGATCGGTAACGATCCACAGGCGTGAAACGTCCGTCGTAAAATCGGCAAGAAGCCGATCTGTCCATGCGCTCATGCGGCACCTACTTGCAAGAACAGGATGGGATGGAGTCCTGGCAGAGCGATCGAGGCATCCTCCAGCAACTGCATCCTCTTTCCTTTCCCCTGTTCCAATCGTTTTTTGCGATGTTCACGAACTGCAGGGAGTCCCAGTCGTCCCACCATTTGGATCCGAGCTGCGAAGGCGTATTCCGTACGCGCTCGCTCGGCTTCAACCCAAAGCCGATGCTCGTGGGACAGATCGGAGAAGATCCTCTCGCCTTGGGATTGTGCTGCATTAAAGCTGAGGTTGTACCAATCGGATGGTACGTCACCACGAACATAATCCGAAACATTCTCTGTCAGGATTAGATCCCATATCCGACGCGCGGTCGGTTGGAAGGATCTGCCTTCCTGACTGATGAACACCGGAAGGAATCGCTTCCGGCCAAACCCATCACAGACCAGTGAAACGTCCCAGAGAGACCATACGCCCCGCACAGTCTCGGGAAGGCCGTCGATGTGCACCGATGGCAACATCTGACCTTGAGCCCATCGGGAGATGCCCTGGACAAGGTTACGGGCACGAGGGTCTTCAAGCGTACACCACTCCCTCTCGGGATATTGTGCTGCAGTTCGAGCATCGAAGCATAGGCGTTGACTTGTTGATCCGTCTGGCCATTGCACCTTCCAGCCATCCTCCAGCAATGTGGCTTTGCCACCTGCTGCGGTCAGACCTGAGGTGATTGCCCGCTCGAGCCAGAATTGCGCCGGATGATCTCGCCAGCCACGTGCAGCGGTTGGCTCCAGGTTAGGTGTGTCTGAAAGAAGGTCGTTGTGACTGCGCGTGTCCTGAACCTTCTCTCGCACCTGTTGGGCCACAACCTCGCATTGGGTATCCAGCGACTCGGGCTGTTGGATAGCTTTGAGGAACAGCTCATCGAACAGAGGCTCGACATCGGAAGAATCCATGACATCGGCAGCCTTGTCTACCCCGAACTCCTGTGCGATCAGAGCCAGCTTCTGTTCCAGCACCTCGCGAATCCGGTGCTCCACCGTGTCTTGGAGAACGAAGTTGATGGCGCGTACAACATGGGGCTGACCAATGCGATCTACGCGACCAATGCGTTGTTCGATGCGCATGGGGTTCCACGGCATATCGAAGTTCACGATCACATGACAGAACTGGAGGTTCAAGCCTTCGCCACCGGCATCCGTGGAAATCAGAATCCGAACATCCTTGGCGAACGCTGCCTGTACCTGGCTGCGTGCATCGAGATCAAGGCTACCGTTGAGTTGCACGACCGTGAAACCTCGGCCTTCCAGGAACTCCGACAGCATGGCCTGGGTCGGAACGAACTCTGTGAACACAAGCACCTTAAGGGCCGGATCAGCTTCTTCTTGCTGCAGCTTGTAGATCAGCTCGAGGAGTGCTTCTGCCTTGGCATCTGTGCCCTGTGCTTCCGTCGCTTGAGCAAGCTCCAACAGGGTCTTGACTTCGGTCTTTTCCTGCACCCAGCCGTTGGCCTGCAGTGCTAGTTCAACCTGAGCTTGGCCATCCAGTTCTTCCCAATCGTCAGGATCAATCGCGTCGAAGAATGACGTCTGGGCGGAGGGAGCTTCTAACTGAGCCAGGCGTCGTTCAAGTGTGGTGCGGATGGCAGCGGTGCTCGATGTCACGAGCCGCTGCATCAAGATCATCAAGAAGCCAATGTGTCTTTGCTTGCTGGCCAGCGCCTGGTTGTATCCCGTGCGGACATATTCTGTCACCGCATCGTACAAGCTCTGCTGATGGCCATGGTGCTCCAGCCACGCGACAGGATACAACCTGGTCGCACGCGGCTTGAACAGTGGATTGCCTTCGGCATCGACAGCTTGGCGCTTTTCTGTGCGAATCACGAAGGGGTGGACACGTTCGCGACTGACGCTCGATTCGTCGGGGAACGAGTCCTTGTCGAGCAATTGGATCAACCGCAAGAACTGGTCGCTCTTGCCCTGGTGTGGAGTGGCCGACAGCAGGAGGAGGTAGGGGGAGGATTCGGATAGGGCCGATCCCAACTTGTACCGGGCTACTTGATCGGTGCTCCCACCAAGGCGGTGCGACTCGTCGATGATGACCAGGTCCCAACCTGCCGCAACCAATTCCTCGAACCGTTCACGGTTGTAGGCCATGAGCTGGGTCGGGCTCCAGCCTTTGCGTACATCCATGGGCTTCACCGAGTCCAGCGAGCAGATCACCTGGTCGTGCTGTTGCCAAAGGCTTTCGTTCTCACCGCGCTGCGACCGGTAAGCGCCTAGATCAGCCCCTTCAATGAAGTGCAACGTCTCGCCGAAGTGCGTGCGCATCTCGGCCTGCCACTGGCGGACCAGGCCCTTAGGAGCGACAACCAGGGCACGTTTGACCCGACCGCGCAGCTTGAGTTCGCGCCATATGAGCCCGGCTTCGATGGTCTTGCCAAGGCCCACTTCGTCAGCGAGTAGGTAACGCACCTTGTCGCGGCTCATGGCCTTGTTCAAGGCGTGGAGCTGGTGGGGAAGTGGGACCACACTGGATTGCATGGGTGCCAACAGAAGGTTCTCTTCGATGGCATCTTGCAGCCGAGCCGATGCGACCACATGAAGGATCTGATCACGCGCAACGGTTCGATCTTCCAGTAGAGAAAGATCCTTGGAACTCGCTCGAATGATGGCATCGCGAGCCGGGACCCATACACGTAGAGCAACCTCACCCCAAAGGTGTTGGGCTTCTACAATCTGGCAAGCCGCCTTGAATCGATCATGCCAAACCCAGCATCCAACCTGGGGATCAAGCGCCATGGGGGGCCACAACGCTTGAGGAAATCATCCTTCAGCCTCCGACCGGGTGAGAGCCTGGTCGTACCACATCAGAAGCTTCTCGTCTTCCTGCAAGGCGTCTTCGGGCAACTTGTTTGCGATGGCCAGGATGGTGGTGTAGTCCTTGGCTTCGTAGGCGTTCTTGAAGCCTGCTCGCACCACTTCTAGGCGAAAGGTCTTGAGCTTGCGACCCGGAAAGCCACGGTACTCCTCAAACTCCTTCAGAAGCGCCTTCTCCCGCAGCTTCTCCAAGTCCTTGGCCTTGTTCGGGTCTGGCACAAACCAGCGGTGCTCGGCCTTTTCCTTGAGGCGAGGGTCGCTCTTTTCCAGGTTCCGGTATTCGGCCCAGTTGCTGGATAGGTAGCTGTGGATCTGCGGCGGCACTTCCTGGCCATCGCGGTCGGCTGTATCGTAGCGTAGGAAGTTGCCTTCCAGAAGCGCAAGCAACTCAGGCTTGGCTTCATGCTTCTTCCAACCTGCACCTAATTGAGGTAGGAACTCGGGGAGAATCTCTTGATACGTGGTGGGTTTCTTGCGAAGGAAATCTGTAAGCCAATCAATAGCGGATCGTTCATCCGAGATGAACATCTCAGATTGTGGTGCTTGCGAGGACTGGGCTCTCTTGCGATCGTATTCCGTTACCTGCTCAGGCAGGAAGACCATGCCGTCGCGCTCGGTGAATCGTTGCGAAAGTCCTGATTGGAACTCCTGACTTGAGACCGGTACCTGTACAGAGTGGCGCACATACCAGGAAATCATGCGGTCAAAGATGATGCGTGGGTCCCGTTCTGCTATAAACTCGACCTGTCCATTCTTGACTTTGGCGACTGTCAAATACTTTAGATGCGTGCGTACAAAATCCCAGACTCCATCTTCGGAATGAGACTCCTGCGTAAATCGTTCCTCAAACCCACCATTGGGTTTGTAGGCTGAGATAACTAGGTCTTGTTTGACCGAAGTGGGATTGGTAACAGCGTTGAAGCTTCCTGCTTTTTATCTAGCGCGGCAACATTCGCCACGATAAAGCCAGCTTCAGCCAAAGCCGTTTGGATACTATTCCATACATTCGCGCTCGTATTTGAAAACTCAATAGTTATCCAGCGTCCAGGCTTCAGTTTTGCATAAGCCAAGCAGAAGCAATCACTCATTAATTTGCGATATTCTTTGGGTCCTTTTTTCTGATAGTCACTCTCAATTGCCTCAACGAGATTATTTGTCCATATCTTGAGCCAAGCTTCCCATATAAAATTCAGTTCTGAATAGAAAAGGTTGGCGCCAAATGGCGGATCAATAAATATATAATCAACAGATTTATCTGGAAAGCTTTGCCAAGCCATGCTTCCTGTAGAAACTATTCCGCGCTGGGATAGATTCATCTCTTTGTATGCATTTTTAACCGACGATGATCTATCAGTCCATTGTTCAAAAATTGAAGTTTCAATCGGAATCGATGGAAGGTAAATCACGCCCTTCATATATCCTGCATTCCATCCACCGCCACCAAAGAAAAACTTCTTTAAGTGAATTCGATTCATTTTGCTTGATCGATTCAATATTCCAGTAAAAAGAAACAGCAACGACCCAGATTTTGCTCGGCTGCGAACGGATGAGAGTGCTAACAAATTTCTTCGAGTAAAGATCTCATGTACATGCTCGAATGATGCTGTACCTGCCCTCCACCTATCGCCCCACTTTTTTGTCCCAGGTGAAGAATGCATCATCCTGTCAACTGGATACCAATTATTCACAACTGTGTCGTTGATTTTGTTGATAAGATCTAAGTCACTTTTATCTGGTGGCTTTTGAAACCTCTTGCCATCAACCTCGTAAACAATCAGCACTGGGACTTGCTTAGATTGGGATGTAGAATTTTTAAGTACAGAATCGTAGGTGATAACAGTTGCCTTTTCAGCGTCGTCCTTCGAGAGAATTTTATCGCAACTTGGGCAGTTAAATTTATCTGCTGCTATTCCTTCGCTCTTATCAATCGCAGCATCCCAATAGACAACATGGTGACCACAATTTGTACATACAAACACATCTGACCAAACGACACAGCTAATTGATCCCAGTCTGCCATCTGTGTGTTTTGTTTGGTACATCCAGTCACATTCAGCTTCCACCTCAGCAAGAATTCGCTTAGCTTCCTTTTCGAATTCAATAACATTGACAGGAGTGTTGTAATTTGAAGCAATAAAGGTTGCGACGGGCGACAAGTCATTCAAAACGGCGTGGCGTGGCCCCATCTTGGAGAACGGCACCCACACGTCCTTGCCGGTAGCATCAGGCTCCTTCTGCAAGATGGCGCCATCGGATAACACCTTGTATCCCAGGCTTTCCACCGTCTTGCGGTCGCCACACAAATGTGCAGCTACTCCGGTCATGCCTGTTCCGCAAAAGCCATCGAACACCGTATCGCCCGGCTCGGTGTAGTGGAGTATATAGCGCATGATTGCCTTGTGCGGAACCTTGGTGTGGTAAGAGTGCGCGTTGTAGATCGGGTCGTTCTTTCCTTCGCTCACATCGGCAGCAAAAGGCTCGCGCTGGTAATGCCAACCTTCGGGTTTGGCTGGCTTTTGTGCTTCCCACTCGTGCACAAAGTCGGCCAGCCACGGATTGGGGCACGCGGTGTAGTAGGGAGCGTCGCTCAGCTCCAGGATGGCTTCATCTGTGCCGATCGGGAATCCCTCGATCTTGCGAAAATCCGGGTCTTTGAGCTTCTCGGCGAGCAGTGCACGGAAGTGCGCGCGACGGGCGGCATCATTCGGGAAGGTGATCCCAAGGCAGGTGACGGGTCCGGAGTCGCGAGGGGCGTTGTCGCCAAGATCAAGGGAGGATTGGGCGGTCATGGAGTGCTTTCGTGAGGCGATTCGTTTCGAGCCAACTTCAGCTTGAGACCGTATCCGGTGATCAAATATTGCTGACGCGACGAAGTGGGTTTGTCTGGCTGGGTCATGCGAAGCAGACCTGCTTCGATCAACGGACTCACCTGTTTGGCTTTAAAGAATGCTCGCTGCCTGTAGTTGGTCAACGCAAGAAGCTCGCTCAGAGTGCGTGGCGTGTCGGAGTGCTCAAGAATCATCCATTGGGCAGGGGTCAACTGTACAAGTGCAGGAGGTATGGAATGAACTTGTGCAGTGACTTGTACAGTCGCTCCAGACTCAGGTGTTTGCGCCATACCCTCGGGATTTGTTGGCGTTTCCAGCGGGATCTGGGGGGTCAGGATCGACATCAAGTGAGAGGCAAGACCGAACGTCTTGGCTTCGGGACTGAGGGGCTGGATCAGGACTTGTACAGTTAGGCGCTGCACAAGTTGCTGGACCGAAGGGCCGTTCAGTCCGGTCAAACCCTTGATCTCCACCAGATTGACGCTTCCCTTGCGCATCAGGTAGGAGAAGACGGCAGCCTCTGGTTCAGATAAGCTGACACCAAGTCGCGCTTGTGCGAGGATCTGTTCTTGGGTTTGGAGCTTCTCTTTCCAGAGCTGCAGGCGGAACGTTTTGTCGGCCTTGTTGTTGTCCAAAACAGGGGGCAAGTTCCCCAACTTTCGCCAGCTAGAGAAGATGGCTCCCACTCCTGATCCGGCCTGGTCCGATAGTCCAATGCGCCGGAAGGCTCCCACGATGCCTGGATTACGAACTTCCTTGTCGCCAGGGTCGAGCAATTGCTCGGTGCTGGCGAGGGCGTCGCCAGGGTTAAAGAACTCCGAAACGTCCGTAAAAAACCGGATCATGGGAGTGCGACGATGGTCCCCGTAGTCCTGATGGATCAGAAGATTGATCGCCGCCTCGCGAAACGAGATGTAGTCGGGTGGAGCATCCAACCGTCGCATCGAGGTGGCATCCACACCGAACGGCCGTTCGGCTTCACGGAAGTAAAATGCGGTCAAGGATTGCCACGACTTGACCAGGTTCTCTTCAGACTGAAGGCGATCGCTCCATCGAAACTCAGGTGAGTACTCCGCGAACTTTCCTGTATACCGCTGGACGTCGACTACCATACGAGGAAGCACTTGCCGGACATAGGCATCCGCACCCAGGACAAGGATGCCCATCCGTGTGGGAAGCAGTTTGCTTTGGTGCTCCGCTAAAAATCCACCATGATGCAGGAATGCATGGTCATCCAGTATCTCTGTTCTGCCGGGATTGGTCCGATTGTACTGCTCCCTGTACCACCGGAGAGATGGCTCGTCGAAGCATTTCGCAGGGTCAAGCTCCAGCGGCTCGGCCTCGAAGCGCACTCCGGAAGCATCACGGAGCAAGCGTTCAATTTCTGTCAGAGTACACTTCTCATCGCCGGCTCCACGGCGGATGAATGACTGCCGAATGTCGTTACTTATGTAGATGGGCTTGTCTGTACGCGGTGACTCTGGAACAAAAAAGGCCAGAACGGTTGCGCCTTCGTGATGGATCGCCGACTCGGTTACAGCGATTTCATGGTTGAATTTCTGACGTCCTCTCAATGCGCTCAAAAAATCATTTTGGACCTTATCGACTTCGATGACACCTTCAATTACAAACCCACCGCCATGCTCCTTGACTCCAAATACCAGCCAGCCACCAGAGGTGTTGGCGAACGCAGAAACGGATTTGAATGCGTCATTTGGGACATCGCGAGCTGCAAGCTTGAACTCGATGTCCTTCCATTCATAGCCTTTGAGCCGTTCCAGAAGTTCGTCGCGTGTCATGGTCAGTCCACCACAAAGCGCAGCTTGGTGTTGTCCTGCCCCTTGCTGCGGTCTGCAATAAGCTGCTCAAAGCGACGGCGAAGTTCTTCGGGGGTAGCCGGTGATCCTCCCTGCACCAATGCCGTCTTGATGTCGTCTTTTGTAAGAACGACCTTCACAAGCCCGGACAAGGCATCTTGGGCCGCCTGGACAAATTCCGGCGTTATCGGAGCTGACAGCTTCCGATCTCCGATGAACGCTTGTACCAGATCCCGGGCGCTTGGCTTGAGGATCCCGAACGCATCCTGAACCGTTGGATCTTGCAGGTTTTCCAGCAGCGTGGTTTGCCAGCTCGCCAGAAGCTGATCCAAATCTCCGTCCAGCGATCGCAAAATGGCTGATGGCGGAAGATCAAGCTGTTCCTGTGTCGGTCGGAACTGGCAGTGGGGGCAGATCGTGCTTACTGCCAGTTCAGATTCAATGAGGGATGCGCAACTCTTCAGCTTACTCAGGCGATTTTCAAACTGGTTAAGCTGGCTGGTGGGCATCAACGAGATACCCGTCAGAATACGAAGCGATCCGAGGCGTGGATCTTTGCGCAAAGAGCCAACGGACTTGTCTTCGCTTACTCCCAAGCGAGCCTTGGTGTGAAGGCTTGTGTAGGCGAGCACGTAATCGCGCTTGAGCAGGCTCAACTGCTGTTTTAGCTCTTGGGTTCGCTTGAACTCCGTGTCTTGGACCAGAGCATCCAGAACGGAGGTTCGCATGCTTTGCGCCTTGCCGACCCACTCGTGGGTTGGATCGAGTACCATCTCGGCCTGTGCGAGGTAGGATGCCAAACCACTCAGATCTTGGACCACTCCAACGAGATACTCCGTGCGAATCAGGACATCCAAGTTCCGCTTCTGTAGTTCAAGGTCGTCTTGGGTGGTCCGCAGGTTTTTCAGCTTACCTAGGGTGTTGTATGCGTTTAACCCTTCCGTGAACGACTTCAAGACGTCCAATCGGGTCTTGGAATCGCGCAGTTGCTCGTCGCTGAGGAGAGCCTTGCCCCAGAGGGATAGTCGCCCTTGAAGATCGGAGTTCACTCCGAGAATGCGATGGACCAGTTTGTTCACAGCGGCTTGGAGTTCCTTGACCGCTTCCTCTTTTCCTTGGGTAGCAAGTTGTGCTAGTCCTGGTGCGAGTTCCAGGAACTCGAACAGTCCACGAAGCACTGCGACATTGATTTCCTTGGGAGGCTCCAGATGCTTGAACTGCTTCAGGTCTTCCAGGGAACGTTCGGCCAACAGGTTCAGTTTGGTCGAGTCGATCTTGTCTCCTGCAATGGAGAGCACCAGATCACCGGAATGAACCAAGGCACCGAGGACGACCATCAAAAGATCTGGTTCCAATCGTGCACGTAAGGGGTGGAAGTACTCGATCTCACCTCCACCACTTACCAGTTCAGAACGGTTGAGGACCTGTCCGTGTCCCTTGGCTTGAAGGCGGGAGAGCACTTCCTTGGCATAGCGAGAATTTTTGGAATCAATGCGGTCCCCATCCAACAGCTCAAGAGCATCAAGAATGGCCGTAGCTTCCTTGGTGCGGTTGCCGCCCGCCAACGCTCTGAGGGCGTTGGAGATCATTAGCTTGCGATTGCCTTCCGACACAAGCTGAGTGAACCTTGGGTAATCCGGAGCATTCTCCTCAAATTGTTGACCCAAGGCGATACCGGCAACGACCTGGATGATGTCGCGGAAGTTCGCGCGATCATCAGGACCCAACCGGAGTTTTTCACGAAGGGAGACGCCTTTGATCCACTCTTGCAGGGGCTTCTTCTTCCCCTGATGCGTCACCTCGATCGCGGTGAGTTGTTTGTCCTGGAGCCACTTGCTGATTTGCCGCAGCGCATCCTTACTACGCTCCAAGTAAATGGTCTTGGCTCCGCCACTCGCCATGGCCGCAAGGTCTTGTGCCGCCGCGAAGGTGGCAACATGGCGATCGAATACGGAGTCTCGATCTTTCAACCGGAAGAACACTTCGTCGGACCGGCTCTCGTCCTTGAAACGGCTGGGGTCGTAGGGCTGGATGAAGTAGAGGTAGAAGTCACGTTCTGGTTGTGCTGTAGGTCTGTCGTTGGGAGATCCAAAGAACAAGTACCCGTTGCGTTCCGCGCGTCGATCCAACCATTCGATCTGAACCTGCCAGATCTGATGCCCCGTAACGTACGCCGCCTCATCTGTCCTCTCCATCAACTGCTTGATGGCGTTGTAGTAGGAGCGATCGAGCGCATCGTCGGACAGTGCATCAGCCCGTTTTTCAATCTGGGCATCGTAGTCGATGTCCTTCTTGAGATCCAGGTAGTACTGCTCGGTGTCTGGTGCCTTCGAGATGAACTGACCGTTGACGGTCTTGAGGATTTCACGCAGAACGGTTTGGACCTGGGTTAGGAGGTCTGCAGCAGGCTCGCCACCCATGTCTTCGATACCTGGTTGGAACAGGCAAAGGGTATCACGAAGCTCTTCCGCTGTTGGCCCAACCGCCACATAAATGTCGCCACCGGTAGTGAGGCGGTGCACAGACAAACCCTGAACGACACGCAGAGCCATCGCCTTATAGGCCGGACGAGTAAATGCCTTCTGGATTCTTTCCTGCAAGACTTCAGACACCTTGAGCACAGGATTGATGTTGGTGTCTGCGCGTAGAGCGGAGTTGCGAGTAATCGTTCCCCAAAATTTGTCGTAGCTGAGGATGCCAAGGCGATCGGTCGGAACCTCTTCCTCGAGGATCGCTTGGATCTGGTCGCGCAGAGTAGCCAACGCACCTCGCTTCTCGGAGAAGACCAGGCGTTCAAAGGTTCCGATGTACTCGGGATGAACAGGGAACAGTCGAACGTAGTCGTCCATCCGCTCATTCATGGAGCCGTAGAAGGGGGCAAAGTGCGCCAGGTATTCGCGGATCTTGGTTTGTTGGTCCACGGTCTTTTTCAGCAAACGCTCCGAGACCACAAAGCTCACGTCTTGACGAGCGAGAAAGATCTGGGTGAAGCGCTCGTTCACCCGACGCAGACTATCCGACACGTGCTGGAAGCGAGAGCTGTCGAAAATGGCTTCTTGGACACCGGCAACGAATCGGAACCGTAGGTGCTTGGTCACCTCGCCGAGTTCGCGCAGGAACGACAGATCAAGGACAAGGTCGTGGTCTTTACGGGACCGCAGATACTCCAAGAATTCGTCTACCACGAGCAGGAGTCCCTGGTCAGGGTAAACCTCGGCAAAGGCCGACATCATCTTCTCGAAATCACCCTTGTTGTTCACAACGGTTTCGACAGGAGGGAACGTGAAGTTCACTCCGAGCCGCTCAAGGAAAGACTCGAGCTGCTGCGTCACGATTTCTCGCAACG
This DNA window, taken from Fibrobacterota bacterium, encodes the following:
- the pglZ gene encoding BREX-3 system phosphatase PglZ, with translation MSAWTDRLLADFTTDVSRLWIVTDPDGVLLEERLLGALKDRGFATLPFEDSLAYRAEYETLFRGAWERGEEGAARGLILHLRGDDDAATRLPWDYLQQSRKTNLSLADLFPKLHAGVVRSVGSEHLDSLFNAHERFASQPLGELASRDFVLTHIYRVNAHLLSRPEEFWREMLRLLYRGVELPLGLAKHFGSIAKEHSFLVGVPVDELSASRPAMLRWLQTAWAAFLESASQGSLPKQKSGEVPFAHPDVWSLMDSLLLEGALQPILLREIPECLPPTMRVGVVQNAAVILDQLKDGLRRLKTEIPGQDSPHREWIHFARRMGELISRVHQVDSDASQELDLALRDVQSSADSALQEWVRGNYANLSSLPVAKAPVMLHHVPRYLSLQRGPGTPKVALVVFDGLSIDQWTLVRDHLRKSTQCQFVEDAAFAWIPTLTSVSRQALFSGQRPREFASSIETTSREPFLWNQFWQDQGLRANEVYYQKSLRRLDQLDALESAVSTPALKVVGLVVDMVDEIVHGATLGKRGVARQISHWCQTDFVNQLFRTLQSRGFQTFLTSDHGNVDAIGNGRLNQGLSVDTSGERVRTYSTPLVASETQVSHPETYRMEFPGLPVDYVPLFAQDRNAFALEGEPLVVHGGISVEELIVPFVRVDWQD
- a CDS encoding DEAD/DEAH box helicase family protein produces the protein MALDPQVGCWVWHDRFKAACQIVEAQHLWGEVALRVWVPARDAIIRASSKDLSLLEDRTVARDQILHVVASARLQDAIEENLLLAPMQSSVVPLPHQLHALNKAMSRDKVRYLLADEVGLGKTIEAGLIWRELKLRGRVKRALVVAPKGLVRQWQAEMRTHFGETLHFIEGADLGAYRSQRGENESLWQQHDQVICSLDSVKPMDVRKGWSPTQLMAYNRERFEELVAAGWDLVIIDESHRLGGSTDQVARYKLGSALSESSPYLLLLSATPHQGKSDQFLRLIQLLDKDSFPDESSVSRERVHPFVIRTEKRQAVDAEGNPLFKPRATRLYPVAWLEHHGHQQSLYDAVTEYVRTGYNQALASKQRHIGFLMILMQRLVTSSTAAIRTTLERRLAQLEAPSAQTSFFDAIDPDDWEELDGQAQVELALQANGWVQEKTEVKTLLELAQATEAQGTDAKAEALLELIYKLQQEEADPALKVLVFTEFVPTQAMLSEFLEGRGFTVVQLNGSLDLDARSQVQAAFAKDVRILISTDAGGEGLNLQFCHVIVNFDMPWNPMRIEQRIGRVDRIGQPHVVRAINFVLQDTVEHRIREVLEQKLALIAQEFGVDKAADVMDSSDVEPLFDELFLKAIQQPESLDTQCEVVAQQVREKVQDTRSHNDLLSDTPNLEPTAARGWRDHPAQFWLERAITSGLTAAGGKATLLEDGWKVQWPDGSTSQRLCFDARTAAQYPEREWCTLEDPRARNLVQGISRWAQGQMLPSVHIDGLPETVRGVWSLWDVSLVCDGFGRKRFLPVFISQEGRSFQPTARRIWDLILTENVSDYVRGDVPSDWYNLSFNAAQSQGERIFSDLSHEHRLWVEAERARTEYAFAARIQMVGRLGLPAVREHRKKRLEQGKGKRMQLLEDASIALPGLHPILFLQVGAA
- a CDS encoding putative DNA binding domain-containing protein, translated to MTRDELLERLKGYEWKDIEFKLAARDVPNDAFKSVSAFANTSGGWLVFGVKEHGGGFVIEGVIEVDKVQNDFLSALRGRQKFNHEIAVTESAIHHEGATVLAFFVPESPRTDKPIYISNDIRQSFIRRGAGDEKCTLTEIERLLRDASGVRFEAEPLELDPAKCFDEPSLRWYREQYNRTNPGRTEILDDHAFLHHGGFLAEHQSKLLPTRMGILVLGADAYVRQVLPRMVVDVQRYTGKFAEYSPEFRWSDRLQSEENLVKSWQSLTAFYFREAERPFGVDATSMRRLDAPPDYISFREAAINLLIHQDYGDHRRTPMIRFFTDVSEFFNPGDALASTEQLLDPGDKEVRNPGIVGAFRRIGLSDQAGSGVGAIFSSWRKLGNLPPVLDNNKADKTFRLQLWKEKLQTQEQILAQARLGVSLSEPEAAVFSYLMRKGSVNLVEIKGLTGLNGPSVQQLVQRLTVQVLIQPLSPEAKTFGLASHLMSILTPQIPLETPTNPEGMAQTPESGATVQVTAQVHSIPPALVQLTPAQWMILEHSDTPRTLSELLALTNYRQRAFFKAKQVSPLIEAGLLRMTQPDKPTSSRQQYLITGYGLKLKLARNESPHESTP
- a CDS encoding ATP-binding protein gives rise to the protein MKYADLIQFEQIEEIVQLLDANRPEEAKRLVSTYVISDDMADRIASSFIPQLSFDEGVDHKGILVVGNYGTGKSHLMSVVSLLAEDAGYLSLIRNTKVIEAAKSIAGKFKVHRIEVSSKMTLREIVTQQLESFLERLGVNFTFPPVETVVNNKGDFEKMMSAFAEVYPDQGLLLVVDEFLEYLRSRKDHDLVLDLSFLRELGEVTKHLRFRFVAGVQEAIFDSSRFQHVSDSLRRVNERFTQIFLARQDVSFVVSERLLKKTVDQQTKIREYLAHFAPFYGSMNERMDDYVRLFPVHPEYIGTFERLVFSEKRGALATLRDQIQAILEEEVPTDRLGILSYDKFWGTITRNSALRADTNINPVLKVSEVLQERIQKAFTRPAYKAMALRVVQGLSVHRLTTGGDIYVAVGPTAEELRDTLCLFQPGIEDMGGEPAADLLTQVQTVLREILKTVNGQFISKAPDTEQYYLDLKKDIDYDAQIEKRADALSDDALDRSYYNAIKQLMERTDEAAYVTGHQIWQVQIEWLDRRAERNGYLFFGSPNDRPTAQPERDFYLYFIQPYDPSRFKDESRSDEVFFRLKDRDSVFDRHVATFAAAQDLAAMASGGAKTIYLERSKDALRQISKWLQDKQLTAIEVTHQGKKKPLQEWIKGVSLREKLRLGPDDRANFRDIIQVVAGIALGQQFEENAPDYPRFTQLVSEGNRKLMISNALRALAGGNRTKEATAILDALELLDGDRIDSKNSRYAKEVLSRLQAKGHGQVLNRSELVSGGGEIEYFHPLRARLEPDLLMVVLGALVHSGDLVLSIAGDKIDSTKLNLLAERSLEDLKQFKHLEPPKEINVAVLRGLFEFLELAPGLAQLATQGKEEAVKELQAAVNKLVHRILGVNSDLQGRLSLWGKALLSDEQLRDSKTRLDVLKSFTEGLNAYNTLGKLKNLRTTQDDLELQKRNLDVLIRTEYLVGVVQDLSGLASYLAQAEMVLDPTHEWVGKAQSMRTSVLDALVQDTEFKRTQELKQQLSLLKRDYVLAYTSLHTKARLGVSEDKSVGSLRKDPRLGSLRILTGISLMPTSQLNQFENRLSKLKSCASLIESELAVSTICPHCQFRPTQEQLDLPPSAILRSLDGDLDQLLASWQTTLLENLQDPTVQDAFGILKPSARDLVQAFIGDRKLSAPITPEFVQAAQDALSGLVKVVLTKDDIKTALVQGGSPATPEELRRRFEQLIADRSKGQDNTKLRFVVD